In Verrucomicrobiota bacterium, the sequence CATCCTTCGCCCGCCGGCCATCTTCGGGCCGCGGGATCCAAACCTCTTGCCGTTTTTCCGATGCGTGCGACACGGCCTGCGGCTCGACATGGGGGTGAGCCCTTCGAGCGTGACCGACTTCCCCTACGTCGCCAACATCGCACGCGCCGCCGTGCTGGCCGGCCGCGCCGGTGTGCCCTCGGGCAGCATCTACCTGGTCGGCGAGGGCGTGGGCCGAACGTGGCGGGAGATCGGCATCGAGATCGCCCGCGCATTGGGGGCGCGTGGCATGCGGGTGCGGGTCCCGGTGCTCGCGACGCGGCTGCTCGGCGCGCTCGGGACGCTCTGGTCAAAGCTCAGCGGCCGGGCCATGATACTCGACTACGGCAAGGCATGCGAATTGCTACAGCCCAACTGGAGCCTCGACATCACCAAGGCGAGGCGCGAGCTGGGTTACGCGCCCGAAATCGGCCTTCGCCGCGGCATCGAACTGACCATCGAGGGATACAGGGCGGCCGGGTGGCTTTGACCGGTCGTACTGTGGCGGCCTTGCAGGGCAAACGCATCTAATTACCCTTGCCTTCGGCGCTTTGGGCGCGGGTCTGGCTCGGATCGTGCCTTAGCAGCGGCCTTACGGG encodes:
- a CDS encoding NAD-dependent epimerase/dehydratase family protein, which codes for MATALVTGGNGFLGSHLVESLVAQGDTVRCLVRRTSNRRWIRHLPVEYALGELRDSASLRRAVEGVETVYHVAAALAATSDAGFDAVNFHGTRALAHACIEANAPVRRFVSVSSVAACGPSRDGRPLIETVPARPVSAYGRSKLRGERALLELRDHLPITILRPPAIFGPRDPNLLPFFRCVRHGLRLDMGVSPSSVTDFPYVANIARAAVLAGRAGVPSGSIYLVGEGVGRTWREIGIEIARALGARGMRVRVPVLATRLLGALGTLWSKLSGRAMILDYGKACELLQPNWSLDITKARRELGYAPEIGLRRGIELTIEGYRAAGWL